In a single window of the Gracilimonas sp. genome:
- a CDS encoding TetR/AcrR family transcriptional regulator: MSEEVPLRDQILDISRHLLYEEGYKSLSMRKIAKQADVSATSIYLYFENKDHLLHTLIEESVEDLSRFIESETLSKTDSIERFKAITESYVQFGLENPEKYEIIYKVRSDSMARYPKEKFRKARRAYELLVKTIEESVNNGLMEVDQPVVAAYSIWAQLHGVVSVVLNKRLDSRIDKQQFIEESIEHVVQGFLIRTTVS, translated from the coding sequence ATGAGCGAAGAAGTACCATTAAGAGACCAGATACTCGATATCAGCCGGCATCTGCTGTACGAAGAAGGATATAAATCATTATCGATGCGGAAAATTGCCAAACAGGCCGATGTATCCGCAACAAGTATCTACCTCTACTTTGAAAATAAAGATCACTTATTGCACACGCTGATTGAAGAGTCGGTGGAGGATTTAAGCCGGTTTATAGAATCTGAGACTTTATCAAAAACCGATAGTATCGAACGTTTTAAAGCGATCACAGAAAGCTATGTGCAGTTTGGGCTTGAGAATCCGGAAAAGTACGAGATTATATACAAAGTCCGGTCCGATTCAATGGCGCGATATCCGAAGGAGAAGTTTCGGAAAGCCAGGCGAGCATACGAATTGTTGGTAAAAACTATAGAAGAAAGTGTAAATAATGGGTTGATGGAGGTTGATCAACCTGTTGTTGCAGCTTACTCGATTTGGGCACAATTACACGGTGTAGTATCGGTTGTACTTAATAAAAGACTGGATAGCCGCATTGATAAGCAACAATTTATAGAGGAATCCATAGAGCATGTGGTGCAGGGATTTCTGATTCGAACAACAGTATCATAA